One window from the genome of uncultured Fibrobacter sp. encodes:
- a CDS encoding sigma-54 dependent transcriptional regulator — MNSHESMLRIAADSDISVLLLGESGSGKEVAAQFIHNHSKRASGPFVALNCGAIAKGLAESILEGYRKGAFTGASEERLGIVRSANHGTLFLDEIGEMPLETQCKLLRILQERTVTPIGDYEAFPVDFRLICATNRDLRSDICAGKFREDLFFRINVFPVTIPPLRERADFENIANDLWYDAQKIYSAIPNASKQGRRFDEFEMFLLKSKQWPGNIRQLKNVIQRYALLKPHGYSLTGILDDEFSKLAAGEKGQPYDARMHAPEWEIIEKAIKCCGGNKSQAAQVLGISRGSLSYQIKKRVTDAPQTDSARN; from the coding sequence ATGAACTCGCACGAATCCATGTTACGCATTGCGGCAGACTCCGATATTTCGGTGCTTTTGCTTGGGGAGTCCGGCTCCGGCAAGGAAGTCGCAGCGCAGTTTATCCATAATCACAGCAAGAGGGCAAGCGGCCCTTTTGTTGCGCTTAACTGTGGCGCTATCGCGAAAGGGCTTGCCGAAAGCATCTTGGAAGGGTACCGCAAGGGCGCATTCACCGGAGCTTCCGAAGAACGTCTCGGTATCGTGCGTTCAGCGAATCATGGTACGCTCTTTTTGGACGAAATTGGCGAAATGCCGCTCGAAACACAGTGCAAGCTCCTGCGAATATTGCAAGAAAGGACGGTTACGCCCATTGGCGACTACGAAGCTTTCCCGGTAGATTTTCGGCTCATCTGCGCCACAAATCGGGACCTACGCTCAGACATCTGCGCAGGCAAATTCCGCGAAGATCTCTTTTTCAGGATAAACGTTTTCCCTGTAACTATCCCGCCTCTCCGGGAGCGCGCCGATTTTGAAAACATTGCCAATGACTTATGGTACGATGCCCAAAAGATTTATTCTGCTATCCCTAATGCATCAAAACAAGGTAGGCGTTTTGACGAATTCGAAATGTTCCTGCTCAAATCCAAACAATGGCCTGGAAATATTCGCCAACTCAAAAATGTGATACAGCGTTATGCACTGCTCAAGCCGCACGGTTATTCGCTCACGGGAATCCTCGACGACGAATTCTCGAAACTGGCCGCAGGAGAAAAGGGGCAGCCTTACGATGCACGGATGCACGCTCCAGAATGGGAAATCATCGAGAAGGCAATCAAGTGCTGTGGCGGCAACAAGAGTCAAGCCGCACAGGTACTTGGCATAAGCAGGGGTTCGCTTTCTTACCAAATAAAAAAGCGCGTCACCGACGCGCCGCAAACAGATTCCGCGAGGAATTAG
- a CDS encoding DUF4434 domain-containing protein, which translates to MSVSRHIFHFAFPALLCGVFSLAAGPFVAEANAAGIAGVFDAGWTTAYQSQDSITHMHQRLHALGMDEVVLQYAAVEATHLYYPSQLDFLQNTQYKNNELFPKSIEAAKTAGTKIWLGLYYNGENWYTPPTAEQLDTLASRNLKVLEEVYSLYGNDSVVEGVYIPQEIARYYWDGLRDDSTPEMLTEHFLKPITEAAQAKGWKVMAAPFYNQNLETPEKLQSFFEKLFAAGFKPDIIAVQDGIGASDAGKPHAETATVGNYERAVAQACKKYSIDFWVDMELFRTDDSHALADSARISAQPKCEKVREIRQKLPKIGYLF; encoded by the coding sequence ATGTCCGTCTCGCGGCACATATTCCATTTTGCATTCCCCGCGCTCCTGTGCGGAGTGTTTTCGCTTGCGGCAGGGCCGTTCGTTGCAGAGGCGAATGCCGCAGGGATCGCGGGTGTGTTCGATGCGGGTTGGACCACAGCCTATCAGTCGCAAGATTCAATCACGCACATGCACCAGCGCTTGCACGCGCTCGGGATGGACGAGGTCGTGTTGCAGTACGCCGCCGTCGAGGCGACACACCTGTACTATCCTTCGCAACTCGATTTTTTGCAGAACACGCAATACAAGAATAACGAGCTTTTCCCAAAGAGCATCGAAGCGGCAAAAACCGCAGGCACAAAAATCTGGCTCGGGCTCTATTACAATGGCGAAAACTGGTACACCCCGCCGACCGCCGAGCAGCTCGATACGCTCGCATCAAGGAACCTGAAGGTACTTGAAGAAGTCTACTCATTATACGGGAACGATAGCGTTGTTGAAGGAGTGTACATCCCGCAAGAGATCGCGCGTTATTACTGGGACGGACTGCGCGATGATTCGACTCCGGAAATGCTCACGGAACATTTTTTGAAGCCGATTACTGAAGCCGCACAGGCGAAGGGCTGGAAGGTGATGGCAGCTCCGTTCTACAACCAGAATTTAGAAACGCCCGAGAAGTTGCAATCGTTTTTCGAGAAACTCTTTGCCGCAGGATTCAAACCCGACATTATCGCCGTGCAGGATGGCATTGGCGCAAGTGATGCAGGCAAGCCCCATGCCGAAACCGCGACTGTGGGCAACTACGAACGTGCGGTGGCTCAGGCCTGCAAAAAGTACAGCATCGATTTCTGGGTGGACATGGAACTGTTCCGCACCGATGATTCGCACGCGCTCGCCGACAGCGCAAGAATCTCGGCGCAGCCAAAATGTGAAAAGGTACGGGAAATAAGGCAAAAATTACCTAAAATAGGTTACCTATTTTAG
- a CDS encoding 1-deoxy-D-xylulose-5-phosphate synthase: protein MLIEKIASPADVKKMDMESLKALAAEIRTALLNKISKCGGHLAPNLGFVDATIALHYVFESPKDKIVYDVSHQSYTHKILTGRAEAFLDPDKYWSVTGYTEPCESEHDHFMVGHTSTSVSLALGLATARDIKGEKGNVIAVIGDGSLSGGEAFEGLDNAGEYATNFIVVVNDNEMSIAENHGGLYGSLAELRATQGKSENNYFKALGFDYLYVEQGNDIESLIAAFKQVKDSTKPVVVHIHTLKGKGYNFAENAKEGFHWTAPFDIPSGVVDWGSGESYGGILGDYLMKKIKADPKVVVIHSAVPAGIGFFAEQRKEAGKQFIDVGIAEEHAVALASGLAKGGAKPVYSTHGTFIQRTYDQLSQDLCANNNPATILVTMSGADGMNDTTHLCIFDIPMMCNIPNLVYLCPTCVEEAIAMMDYAIDQTERPIAIRIPNGVTHRSVEFDKDYSKLNTYKVDKRGSKVALIGLGSYYALAEDAAAELAKHGIDATIVNPRFATGIDEQMLAGLCADHQVVVTLENGVIDGGFGEKIARFYGPRDMKVLVKGLKKEFYDKVPYNELMERNHLTPQQIAEDVLAALK, encoded by the coding sequence ATGCTAATAGAAAAGATCGCATCCCCTGCCGATGTGAAGAAGATGGACATGGAAAGCCTGAAGGCACTCGCGGCCGAAATCCGCACGGCGCTCTTGAACAAGATTTCCAAATGCGGCGGGCACCTAGCGCCGAATCTCGGTTTTGTGGATGCGACTATCGCTTTGCATTACGTTTTTGAATCGCCCAAGGACAAGATTGTCTACGATGTAAGCCACCAGAGCTACACCCACAAGATTCTGACAGGCCGCGCCGAAGCGTTCCTGGATCCTGACAAATACTGGAGCGTCACGGGCTACACCGAACCTTGCGAAAGCGAGCACGACCACTTCATGGTGGGCCATACATCGACATCGGTAAGTCTTGCGCTCGGGCTTGCAACGGCCCGTGACATCAAAGGTGAGAAGGGCAACGTGATTGCCGTAATCGGCGACGGTTCGCTCAGTGGCGGCGAAGCATTTGAGGGGCTTGACAATGCGGGCGAATACGCGACGAACTTTATCGTGGTGGTGAATGACAACGAGATGTCCATCGCCGAGAACCACGGCGGGCTTTACGGGAGCCTCGCGGAACTCCGCGCCACGCAGGGCAAGAGCGAGAACAACTATTTTAAGGCACTTGGGTTCGATTATCTGTATGTGGAACAGGGCAACGACATCGAATCGCTCATCGCCGCATTCAAGCAGGTGAAGGATTCAACGAAACCCGTGGTGGTTCACATCCACACGCTCAAGGGCAAGGGCTACAACTTTGCCGAAAACGCGAAGGAAGGTTTCCACTGGACGGCTCCTTTTGATATTCCGAGTGGCGTTGTGGATTGGGGGAGCGGCGAATCGTATGGCGGCATCCTCGGCGATTACCTGATGAAGAAAATCAAGGCCGACCCGAAGGTGGTCGTAATCCATTCCGCTGTGCCTGCGGGCATCGGGTTCTTTGCCGAGCAGCGCAAGGAAGCGGGCAAGCAGTTTATTGACGTGGGCATCGCCGAAGAGCATGCGGTAGCGCTCGCCTCTGGCCTTGCGAAGGGCGGAGCAAAGCCTGTGTACAGCACGCACGGCACGTTCATCCAGCGCACCTACGACCAACTTTCGCAGGACCTGTGTGCAAACAACAACCCAGCAACGATTCTCGTGACCATGTCGGGCGCCGACGGCATGAACGATACGACGCACCTCTGCATTTTCGATATTCCGATGATGTGCAATATCCCGAACTTGGTGTACCTTTGCCCGACTTGCGTGGAAGAGGCTATCGCCATGATGGATTACGCCATCGACCAGACGGAACGCCCGATAGCTATCCGTATCCCGAATGGCGTGACGCATCGTAGCGTGGAATTTGACAAGGATTACTCTAAGCTGAATACGTACAAAGTTGACAAGCGCGGTAGCAAAGTGGCGCTGATTGGTCTCGGCAGTTACTATGCCCTCGCCGAAGATGCTGCTGCAGAACTTGCGAAGCATGGAATCGATGCAACGATTGTCAACCCGCGTTTTGCGACGGGCATCGATGAACAGATGCTCGCAGGTTTGTGCGCCGACCACCAGGTGGTCGTGACGCTCGAAAACGGCGTGATTGATGGTGGTTTCGGCGAGAAGATTGCACGGTTCTACGGCCCTCGCGATATGAAGGTGCTCGTGAAAGGCCTCAAGAAGGAATTTTACGACAAGGTGCCCTACAACGAACTGATGGAAAGGAACCACCTCACGCCACAGCAAATTGCAGAAGATGTACTGGCAGCGCTGAAATAG
- a CDS encoding aspartate kinase translates to MSQRIVCKFGGSSVADAGQFKKIKAIVESDKNRKVIVVSAPGKRNPKETKLTDLLYSTYDLASKGLDFSTPWNLIRQRYDEICKDLGLEDKLTEDLDSLEDKLKNQPESVSTDFLVSRGEFLCARLMAKYLGANFVDTFPLITFDDKYRIVPKTYEDIAKTLSDENQLYVLPGFYGANLRGEVKTFSRGGSDITGAILANGIDAAKYENWTDVSGMLMADPRIVENPLPIEYVSYREIRELAYSGASVLHDESIAPCRAKKIPINIRNTNRPEDAGTIIGPTPEEAKLPITGVAGRKGFSMIYIEKSMMNKEVGFGRRVLAVLESEGLSYELCPSAIDSMSIVVDSKALDAVQDVVLEDITQQMRPDRIKVFPGIALIATVGHGMTNKIGVAAKLFTALAENKVNVRIIDQGSSQINIITGVDEADTEKAIKAIYNAFVK, encoded by the coding sequence ATGAGTCAAAGAATCGTATGCAAGTTCGGCGGCAGCTCTGTCGCCGATGCCGGCCAGTTCAAGAAGATCAAGGCCATCGTTGAATCCGACAAGAACCGCAAGGTCATCGTCGTTTCCGCCCCCGGCAAGCGCAATCCCAAAGAGACGAAGCTTACCGACCTCCTCTACAGCACCTACGACCTCGCCTCCAAGGGCCTCGACTTTTCGACGCCGTGGAACCTGATCCGTCAGCGCTATGACGAAATCTGCAAGGACCTGGGTCTCGAAGACAAGCTGACCGAAGACCTCGACAGCCTTGAAGACAAGCTGAAGAACCAGCCCGAATCCGTCAGCACGGACTTCCTCGTGAGCCGTGGCGAATTCCTCTGCGCACGCCTCATGGCCAAGTACCTGGGCGCAAACTTCGTCGACACCTTCCCACTGATTACCTTCGACGACAAGTACCGCATTGTCCCGAAGACCTACGAAGACATCGCAAAGACGCTCTCCGACGAGAACCAGCTCTACGTGCTGCCGGGCTTCTATGGTGCAAACCTCCGTGGCGAAGTCAAGACCTTCAGCCGTGGCGGCTCCGACATTACGGGCGCCATCCTCGCTAACGGCATTGATGCCGCCAAGTACGAGAACTGGACCGATGTCTCGGGCATGCTCATGGCTGACCCGCGCATTGTGGAAAATCCGCTGCCCATCGAATACGTGAGCTACCGCGAAATCCGCGAACTCGCCTACTCCGGCGCTTCTGTGCTTCACGACGAATCCATAGCCCCGTGCCGCGCGAAGAAGATTCCTATCAACATCCGCAACACGAACCGCCCCGAAGACGCTGGCACCATCATCGGCCCCACTCCGGAAGAAGCGAAGCTCCCGATTACGGGTGTCGCCGGCCGCAAGGGCTTCTCCATGATTTACATCGAGAAGTCCATGATGAACAAGGAAGTCGGTTTCGGTCGCCGCGTGCTCGCCGTGCTCGAAAGCGAAGGCCTCTCCTACGAACTGTGCCCGAGCGCCATCGACTCCATGAGCATCGTGGTGGACTCTAAGGCTCTCGACGCCGTGCAGGATGTGGTCCTCGAAGACATCACGCAGCAGATGCGCCCCGACCGTATCAAGGTGTTCCCGGGTATCGCCCTCATCGCTACCGTGGGTCACGGCATGACGAACAAGATCGGCGTGGCTGCAAAGTTGTTTACCGCTCTCGCCGAGAACAAGGTGAACGTCCGCATCATCGACCAGGGTTCTTCGCAGATCAACATCATTACTGGTGTTGACGAAGCCGATACCGAGAAGGCCATCAAGGCCATCTACAACGCCTTCGTGAAATAA
- a CDS encoding DUF3392 family protein translates to MSVYIHQFANYLRFHLDSISVGLVATLLMIYGAAINNYFKKITRSIPFLGRFALFVLLCSAGYAFLSSQMVRFLKMFLRGQADLPLIGIIAGAFIVLAYLARSGKDV, encoded by the coding sequence ATGTCGGTCTACATTCACCAATTTGCGAATTATTTGAGGTTCCACCTGGATTCCATATCCGTGGGCCTTGTCGCGACGCTGTTGATGATTTACGGAGCCGCCATCAACAATTATTTCAAGAAAATCACCCGCAGCATCCCCTTCTTAGGGCGGTTCGCACTATTCGTGCTGCTATGCAGCGCCGGGTATGCGTTTTTGTCGTCGCAAATGGTGCGCTTCTTGAAAATGTTCCTGCGCGGTCAAGCAGACTTGCCACTGATAGGAATCATAGCAGGCGCGTTCATCGTGCTAGCATACCTCGCCCGCAGCGGGAAGGATGTGTAA